A genomic window from Punica granatum isolate Tunisia-2019 chromosome 2, ASM765513v2, whole genome shotgun sequence includes:
- the LOC116194026 gene encoding protein ANTAGONIST OF LIKE HETEROCHROMATIN PROTEIN 1-like encodes MSRHGNSRRNDNQSRDAQLMRIYLALEIAAAEEDVPRNIPCRTSRLQGRYYIEEVLGNDTRCYENFRMNPHVFHNLCDTLRANCGIRNSRNGMTVEEMVGMFLMVVAHSTRLAVVAERFQHSKETVSRVIKVIAHGIHSLSSMYIRRRNADVQPEIQSCRKWYPFFQNCIGAIDGTHVCACVPSSVRGAYRDRNNEITQNVLAACSHDMMFTYVVTGWEGSAHDSRILSDAATLELFPAPYGE; translated from the exons ATGTCAAGACACGGGAATTCACGACGAAATGATAACCAATCAAGAGATGCCCAACTTATGAGAATTTATTTGGCGCTGGAGATTGCGGCGGCTGAAGAAGATGTCCCGCGCAACATTCCTTGTCGAACCTCACGTCTACAAGGCAGATATTACATAGAGGAAGTTCTTGGCAATGACACAAGGTGTTACGAGAATTTCAGGATGAACCCTCACGTATTTCATAACCTGTGCGATACGCTAAGAGCAAATTGTGGAATCAGAAATAGCAGGAATGGTATGACCGTCGAGGAGATGGTCGGCATGTTCTTAATGGTAGTTGCACATAGTACGCGCTTGGCCGTGGTTGCCGAACGATTTCAGCATTCTAAGGAGACGGTGTCACGAGTCATCAAGGTAATAGCTCATGGAATTCATTCGTTGTCATCAATGTATATAAGACGGAGGAACGCTGATGTACAGCCGGAAATTCAGAGTTGCCGAAAATGGTACCCATTCTTTCAG AATTGCATTGGAGCAATCGATGGGACCCATGTGTGTGCTTGTGTTCCATCATCGGTGAGAGGCGCGTATCGCGATCGGAATAATGAGATTACGCAAAATGTACTCGCCGCTTGTTCGCATGACATGATGTTCACTTATGTCGTCACTGGATGGGAGGGTTCTGCTCATGactctcgaattttgtccgaTGCCGCTACATTGGAATTATTTCCCGCACCATATGGCG AATAA
- the LOC116196211 gene encoding uncharacterized protein LOC116196211, whose product MKCFSNLGSFCRRARAPSTPPMEAGDPLTPPSATGSRRRRRLSGCKSKSGTSTHWRPGLTAISEDVVSPADEKRTNWLRKKPASKKQSFDKSHSFSHPDEYYSRSNSMSMVMPTFSPTPFMF is encoded by the exons ATGAAGTGCTTCTCCAACTTGGGCTCCTTCTGCCGGCGCGCCAGGGCCCCGTCGACGCCGCCGATGGAAGCCGGCGATCCCCTCACGCCGCCCTCCGCGACCGGATCCCGGCGCAGGCGCCGGTTGTCAGGCTGCAAGTCGAAGTCGGGCACCAGCACGCATTGGCGTCCTGGGCTGACGGCCATTTCTGAAGATGTCGTCTCTCCGGCTGACGAGAAAAGGACCAATTGGTTGAGGAAGAAACCGGCAAGCAAGAAGCAGTCGTTCGATAAGTCTCACAGTTTCAGCCACCCAGATGAGTACTACAGCAG GTCGAACTCGATGTCGATGGTCATGCCAACATTCTCACCGACGCCGTTCATGTTTTGA
- the LOC116196213 gene encoding 40S ribosomal protein S13: MGRMHSRGKGISASALPYKRTPPSWLKISSQDVEENICKFAKKGLTPSQIGVILRDSHGIAQVKSVTGSKILRILKAHGLAPEIPEDLYHLIKKAVSIRKHLERNRKDKDSKFRLILVESRIHRLARYYKKTKKLPPVWKYESTTASTLVA; the protein is encoded by the exons ATGGGTCGTATGCACAGCCGTGGCAAGGGCATCTCAGCCTCAGCTCTCCCTTACAAGCGGACACCCCCGAGCTGGCTCAAGATTTCATCTCAAGAC GTCGAGGAGAACAtctgcaagttcgccaagAAGGGGCTGACTCCGTCCCAGATTGGCGTTATCCTCCGTGACTCTCACGGTATCGCTCAAGTAAAGAGCGTCACCGGGAGCAAGATCCTCCGTATCCTTAAGGCTCACG GTCTTGCGCCTGAAATTCCCGAGGATCTGTACCATCTGATCAAGAAGGCAGTGTCAATCAGGAAGCACTTGGAGCGGAACCGGAAGGACAAGGACTCAAAATTTAGATTGATCCTCGTCGAGAGCAGAATCCACAGGCTTGCTCGCTACTacaagaaaacaaagaagCTTCCTCCTGTTTGGAAATA TGAATCTACTACTGCTAGCACGCTGGTGGCTTAA
- the LOC116196212 gene encoding agamous-like MADS-box protein AGL66, with the protein MSTESQEEQSRDRLDGITRQLKFSKGRDWIVQKAAELAILCDVDIGILMFSPGGRLTSFSSNARVEDIFLRYFDRLDILRGGCSEELEVLCQNLERVKHETEMIEKMAKIQALEEKFWRLKQRQIEVQGKMRYYSPQLESITSVQEAEVHRRFLIEALQKLEELKEKLRQNVQQPSASIEASAAEGMDQICSLGTSNPQMPRGMP; encoded by the exons ATGTCGACTGAGAGTCAAGAGGAGCAGTCAAGGGATAGACTTGATGGCATCACCCGCCAACTGAAGTTCTCAAAGGGCAGAGATTGGATCGTTCAGAAGGCTGCTGAATTGGCTATCTTGTGCGATGTCGATATTGGCATTCTAATGTTTTCTCCGGGAGGTCGATTGACTAGCTTTTCTAGCAACGCAAG GGTTGAGGATATTTTCCTCCGTTATTTTGATCGCCTCGACATATTACGAGGAGG ATGCAGTGAAGAACTAGAG GTTTTGTGTCAGAATCTCGAGCGCGTGAAGCATGAAACTGAAATGATTGAAAAGATGGCGAA AATTCAG GCGCTCGAGGAAAAATTCTGGAGGCTGAAACAGCGACAGATCGAAGTACAAGGCAAGATGAG ATATTACAGTCCGCAGCTCGAGAGTATCACATCGGTTCAAGAAGCTGAAGTGCATAGACGCTTCCTTATCGAAGCTCTTCAGAAACTAGAAGAACTGAAG GAGAAATTGCGTCAAAATGTGCAGCAACCATCTGCTAGTATCGAG GCATCTGCTGCCGAAGGTATGGATCAAATTTGCAGCCTTGGAACATCTAACCCTCAAATGCCAAGAG GAATGCCGTAG
- the LOC116196215 gene encoding transcription factor ILR3-like, whose amino-acid sequence MEIDSMDGSNWLADYGYVEDEVDFFQPSSGFASWASPAFGCSSDLSVEVNYSFTDSDSLKMPSCRKRLKPDSCNALGSKAGREKTRRDKLNERFLELTSILEPGKPPKTDKAVILSDAVRTVTQLRAETEELKESNGQLQEKIKELKAEKNELRDEKQRLKADKEKLEQQVKAMSVQMSYLPHLSAMFAAQGQATSNKLMPYIGFPGAAMWQFMSPSVIDTSQDHVQRPPAA is encoded by the exons ATGGAAATTGACTCCATGGACGGCTCCAACTGGCTCGCCGATTATGGTTACGTCGAAGACGAAGTGGACTTCTTTCAACCGTCTTCCGGGTTCGCCAGCTGGGCCTCTCCCGCCTTCGGTTGCTCATCTGATCTCAG TGTAGAAGTCAACTACTCTTTTACAGATTCAGACAGCCTGAAGATGCCGAGTTGTCGTAAAAG GCTCAAACCCGATTCGTGCAATGCATTAGGATCCAAGGCAGGCCGAGAGAAGACGAGGAGAGACAAGCTCAATGAAAG GTTCCTAGAGTTGACTTCAATTTTGGAGCCTGGAAAGCCACCTAAGACGGACAAGGCCGTCATTCTGAGTGATGCTGTTCGAACTGTGACCCAGTTACGTGCTGAGACAGAGGAACTCAAGGAATCGAATGGCCAGTTGCAAGAGAAGATAAAAGAACTCAAG GCTGAGAAGAATGAACTTCGAGATGAGAAACAGAGGCTGAAGGCCGACAAAGAGAAATTGGAGCAGCAGGTGAAAGCCATGAGTGTTCAAATGAGCTACCTGCCTCATCTTTCAGCAATGTTTGCTGCCCAAGGGCAGGCCACCAGCAACAAGTTGATGCCATACATCGGATTCCCTGGTGCTGCCATGTGGCAGTTCATGTCCCCATCAGTGATTGATACCTCACAGGATCATGTACAACGCCCCCCAGCCGCTTAG
- the LOC116196214 gene encoding uclacyanin 1-like: protein MAMSGMFKYLLLGALFIELAAAANYTVGGPSGGWDAVTDEQTWASSQSFHVGDNLIFQYSTSHDVTEVTKADYDSCQASNPIQTYTGGSSVVPLSSPGKRYFICSTVGHCSAGMKLAVNTLASSLAAPAESPAESPIAPSPVAPPPVVPEISPIPSPAPETSLASPSESPVPEITLPTPSESPLPGTSLPVPEVPDSEDPTNSTPMTRTTSPDSPTSSASKGRFPVGFGKGLSFVAVMLMAL, encoded by the exons ATGGCAATGTCAGGGATGTTCAAGTACTTGTTACTTGGAGCTCTGTTCATTGAACTGGCTGCAGCAGCTAATTACACCGTGGGGGGTCCCAGCGGAGGTTGGGATGCGGTTACTGACGAGCAGACATGGGCTTCCTCTCAGTCGTTCCATGTCGGAGATAATCTGA TTTTCCAATACTCCACAAGCCATGATGTGACTGAAGTTACAAAGGCGGACTATGACTCTTGCCAAGCAAGTAACCCGATTCAGACCTACACTGGTGGTTCATCCGTGGTTCCACTCAGTTCTCCGGGGAAGAGGTACTTCATCTGCTCGACCGTTGGCCACTGCTCCGCTGGAATGAAGCTCGCAGTCAACACGCTCGCCAGCTCATTGGCAGCGCCAGCAGAATCTCCTGCTGAATCTCCTATAGCTCCTAGTCCGGTCGCGCCTCCACCAGTTGTGCCCGAGATCAGTCCAATTCCCTCTCCGGCTCCAGAAACATCGCTCGCTTCACCATCAGAGTCGCCAGTTCCAGAAATAACCCTCCCTACACCATCAGAGTCGCCACTTCCAGGCACTTCATTGCCGGTTCCTGAAGTTCCAGATTCTGAAGATCCAACGAACTCAACTCCCATGACTCGTACTACTTCACCGGACTCGCCGACCTCATCGGCTAGCAAGGGCAGGTTTCCTGTCGGTTTTGGCAAGGGCCTGAGCTTTGTGGCCGTGATGCTTATGGCTCTGTAA
- the LOC116193902 gene encoding cyclin-U1-1, with protein MLAATGSYAPTLGLDAPSQAVETTTPRVLSILSGVLERLVARNDRLLASRRFEAGKSLKGFHGVRAPAISLPKYLERIYKYTGCSPACFVVGYVYIDRLVHRHPDSLVVSLNVHRLLVTSVMVASKVLDDVHYNNAFYARVGGVSNVELNRLEIELLFLLDFGVVVSSGVFESYCLHLEREVLINGLEGMNRIDKALALPNIGLEHVPEIPVGNTTAKGSNASSPPPDKLED; from the exons ATGCTAGCTGCCACCGGCTCCTACGCTCCGACCCTCGGGTTGGATGCGCCGAGCCAGGCTGTGGAGACAACCACTCCGAGGGTCCTTTCCATACTCTCGGGGGTCCTGGAGCGGCTGGTGGCCCGGAACGACCGGCTCCTGGCGAGCCGGCGATTCGAGGCTGGAAAGAGCCTCAAGGGATTCCACGGGGTCAGGGCCCCTGCTATAAGCTTACCCAAGTATTTGGAGCGGATATACAAGTACACAGGCTGTAGCCCGGCATGTTTCGTGGTTGGGTACGTGTACATTGACAGGCTGGTGCATAGGCACCCCGACTCTCTCGTCGTGTCGCTGAACGTGCACCGCCTGCTTGTCACGAGCGTCATGGTTGCTTCTAAGGTGCTTGATGATGT GCATTACAACAATGCGTTCTATGCTCGGGTTGGGGGAGTGAGCAACGTGGAGCTGAACAGGCTTGAGATCGAGCTGCTCTTTCTGCTGGACTTTGGAGTTGTGGTCAGCTCTGGGGTTTTCGAGAGCTACTGCCTACACCTCGAAAGGGAAGTCCTCATCAATGGCCTGGAAGGGATGAACAGGATTGACAAGGCACTTGCGCTGCCCAACATTGGCCTAGAGCATGTGCCCGAAATTCCTGTAGGCAATACTACGGCAAAAGGATCTAATGCTAGTTCTCCTCCTCCTGATAAGCTCGAAGACTGA